In Synechococcus sp. PCC 6312, one genomic interval encodes:
- a CDS encoding SDR family oxidoreductase, giving the protein MSLLVVGATGTLGRQIVRRALDEGLSVHCLVRNRRKAAFLKEWGAHLIPGDICEPETLPPALEGITQVIDAATARATDSLSIKDVDWQGKINLIQALERANIQRYIFFSIMAAADYPHVPLMDIKYCTEKFIQESTLNYTILRPCGFYQGLIGQYAIPILEGQSVWLVGENTPLAYMDTQDLAKFAIQALKSPATERQSYDLAGPKAWGSEDIVRVCERLSGKTAKITRIPLGLLRSTRNVVSFFEWGWNVADRLAFTEVIATGKPLNCSMDNTYQAFELAPEATLTLEAYMQEYFSRIMRKLKELDYEKSKQKKQSRKRSPFKSSNAP; this is encoded by the coding sequence ATGAGCCTATTGGTTGTTGGCGCGACTGGCACTCTGGGGCGGCAAATTGTCCGGCGTGCTCTAGATGAAGGGTTATCAGTGCATTGTCTTGTCCGCAATCGGCGCAAAGCTGCATTTTTGAAGGAATGGGGGGCGCATCTGATCCCTGGGGATATTTGCGAACCCGAAACCTTACCACCAGCCTTAGAAGGAATAACCCAAGTCATTGATGCTGCCACAGCTCGCGCCACCGATAGCCTCAGTATTAAAGATGTCGATTGGCAAGGGAAAATCAACCTGATCCAGGCCTTAGAAAGGGCTAACATCCAGCGATACATCTTTTTCTCGATTATGGCAGCGGCGGACTATCCCCATGTGCCCTTAATGGACATTAAATATTGTACTGAAAAATTTATTCAAGAATCCACGCTGAACTATACCATCTTGCGCCCCTGCGGATTTTATCAAGGCTTAATTGGTCAGTATGCGATCCCCATTTTGGAAGGGCAGTCGGTTTGGTTGGTGGGCGAAAACACGCCTCTGGCTTACATGGACACCCAAGACCTGGCTAAGTTTGCCATCCAGGCCCTCAAGTCTCCCGCCACCGAACGCCAAAGTTATGATTTAGCCGGGCCCAAGGCCTGGGGGTCAGAGGATATTGTCCGAGTTTGTGAACGTCTGTCTGGAAAAACGGCCAAGATTACCCGGATTCCCCTGGGCTTACTACGCTCAACTCGGAACGTGGTCTCTTTCTTTGAGTGGGGCTGGAATGTTGCAGATCGGCTTGCGTTTACAGAAGTGATTGCGACTGGCAAACCCCTCAACTGTTCCATGGACAATACTTATCAAGCCTTTGAATTGGCCCCAGAAGCAACTTTAACCCTGGAAGCCTACATGCAGGAATATTTCAGCCGGATTATGCGTAAACTCAAGGAACTAGACTACGAAAAAAGCAAGCAGAAAAAACAATCCCGCAAGCGTAGCCCATTCAAATCCTCCAACGCGCCCTAA
- a CDS encoding NAD(+) kinase: MVKAGIIYNEAKPAAADLAIEIRDKLESWGWQVGMATGVGGILGYSRPDSPVCHTPIDCLTPPGFDAEMKFALVLGGDGTVLSAFRQLAPCGIPLLTINTGHMGFLTEAYVEEVPQALEQLVSGQYTVEDRTMLTVQVIRKNGCSNPDGVVIWEALSLNEMVLHKEPLTGMCHFEVDVGSHERVDIAADGLILSTPTGSTAYALSAGGPVITPGVNVSQLVPICPHSLAARALVFANTEPVRIYPANPFRHLIMVVDGNASCYIQPEDQVFVSRSPYAARFIRLRDPEFFHVLRQKLGWGLPHSAKPRPGE, encoded by the coding sequence ATTGTGAAAGCAGGGATCATTTACAACGAAGCCAAACCAGCGGCCGCCGATCTGGCCATTGAGATCAGGGACAAACTGGAGAGTTGGGGCTGGCAGGTTGGCATGGCCACAGGAGTCGGTGGGATTTTAGGCTATTCCCGGCCCGATAGTCCCGTTTGTCATACCCCCATTGATTGTTTAACTCCGCCGGGATTTGATGCCGAGATGAAATTTGCCTTGGTCTTAGGCGGGGATGGCACTGTTTTATCTGCATTTCGGCAACTTGCGCCCTGTGGTATTCCTCTCTTGACGATCAACACCGGCCACATGGGATTTTTGACCGAAGCCTATGTTGAAGAGGTGCCCCAGGCCCTTGAGCAGTTGGTCAGTGGTCAATACACCGTAGAAGACCGAACCATGTTAACCGTGCAGGTAATTCGCAAAAATGGCTGTAGCAATCCTGATGGGGTGGTGATTTGGGAAGCACTCTCGCTCAATGAGATGGTTTTACACAAAGAACCGTTAACAGGGATGTGTCACTTTGAGGTGGATGTGGGGTCGCACGAGCGGGTGGATATTGCCGCAGATGGGTTAATTCTCTCTACTCCAACAGGTTCCACGGCCTATGCGTTGTCGGCGGGCGGCCCAGTGATTACGCCCGGAGTTAATGTCTCCCAACTGGTGCCAATTTGTCCCCATTCTTTAGCGGCCCGCGCCCTCGTTTTTGCCAATACGGAACCGGTGCGAATTTATCCGGCTAACCCCTTTCGCCATTTAATTATGGTTGTGGATGGGAATGCCAGTTGCTATATCCAGCCGGAAGATCAAGTCTTTGTCAGTCGCTCTCCCTATGCTGCCCGGTTTATTCGCTTGCGGGATCCGGAGTTTTTCCATGTTCTCCGTCAGAAATTAGGGTGGGGGTTACCGCATAGTGCCAAACCCAGGCCCGGGGAGTAA
- a CDS encoding ArsJ-associated glyceraldehyde-3-phosphate dehydrogenase — protein MAWRVGINGFGRIGRLALRAGWGRPELEFVHINEIKGGVETAAHLLKFDSVQGIWPAEVTDKEEKVWIKDRALSFSEFATPAAVPWQELEIDLVLESSGKFRQPEQLATYFEQGVKKVIVAAPVKSQALNIVMGVNDHLYNPTEHHLLTAASCTTNCLAPIVKVIHEGLGIEHGLITTLHNATNTQVVVDAPHQDLRRARSTLMSLIPTTTGSATAIGMIYPELLGKLNGLAVRVPLLNASLTDCVFEVARPTTVNEVNQLLKTAAETILQGILGYEERPLVSVDYCRDPRSGTVDGLSTMVVDETQVKILAWYDNEWGYSNRMVELAQKVVQLG, from the coding sequence ATGGCCTGGCGAGTTGGGATTAATGGCTTTGGCCGGATTGGACGTTTGGCATTACGGGCAGGGTGGGGCCGGCCAGAGTTGGAATTTGTCCATATCAATGAAATTAAGGGCGGAGTAGAAACTGCGGCCCATTTGCTCAAGTTTGACTCGGTGCAGGGGATTTGGCCAGCAGAGGTGACGGACAAAGAGGAGAAAGTTTGGATTAAGGATCGGGCCCTGAGCTTTTCTGAGTTTGCTACCCCGGCGGCTGTCCCCTGGCAAGAATTAGAGATTGATCTGGTTTTAGAATCTTCCGGTAAATTTCGCCAACCCGAGCAACTGGCTACCTATTTTGAGCAGGGGGTGAAGAAGGTGATTGTTGCCGCACCTGTCAAATCCCAGGCCTTGAACATTGTCATGGGGGTAAATGATCATCTCTATAACCCAACTGAGCATCATTTACTCACCGCCGCCTCCTGTACCACCAATTGTTTAGCCCCCATTGTCAAAGTCATTCACGAGGGCCTGGGAATTGAGCATGGTTTAATTACCACCCTCCATAACGCGACAAATACCCAAGTGGTTGTGGATGCCCCCCATCAAGATCTGCGCCGGGCCCGCTCTACCTTGATGTCTTTGATTCCCACCACGACTGGATCAGCAACGGCCATTGGGATGATCTATCCGGAACTCTTGGGGAAACTGAATGGCCTGGCGGTGCGGGTTCCCTTGCTGAATGCATCCTTAACGGATTGTGTGTTTGAAGTGGCCCGACCCACCACGGTTAATGAAGTGAATCAACTCCTGAAAACGGCTGCCGAAACGATTCTCCAAGGTATTCTGGGGTATGAAGAACGTCCCCTAGTCTCTGTGGATTATTGCCGCGACCCCCGTTCTGGAACTGTTGATGGCCTGTCAACCATGGTGGTGGATGAGACTCAGGTCAAAATCCTGGCCTGGTATGACAATGAATGGGGCTACTCAAATCGGATGGTGGAACTCGCCCAAAAGGTTGTCCAGCTTGGATAG
- a CDS encoding nucleoside deaminase, protein MPQADDEKFMRRAIALSERAALIECTGGPFGSVIVKDGEIIAEGYNHVVAEKDPTWHGEMEAIRKACKVLDTFDLSGCTLYTSAEPCPMCAAASFWARIDRIVFAAHCEDALKYGDFDDTAIYEDLAKPPMERRIPHSEILREESVAVWKRYQEKSDRVQY, encoded by the coding sequence ATGCCCCAGGCCGATGACGAAAAGTTTATGCGCCGGGCGATTGCGCTCAGTGAACGGGCAGCTTTAATTGAATGTACAGGCGGGCCGTTTGGTTCAGTCATTGTCAAAGATGGCGAAATTATTGCCGAGGGCTATAACCATGTGGTTGCGGAAAAAGACCCAACCTGGCACGGGGAAATGGAGGCAATTCGCAAGGCCTGTAAAGTTCTCGATACCTTTGATCTAAGCGGCTGTACGCTCTATACCAGTGCCGAACCCTGCCCAATGTGTGCCGCAGCTTCTTTTTGGGCCAGAATTGATCGCATTGTCTTTGCTGCCCATTGTGAAGATGCCCTCAAGTATGGGGACTTTGACGACACAGCGATTTACGAAGACTTGGCAAAACCACCGATGGAGCGAAGAATTCCCCACTCGGAAATTTTACGGGAAGAGTCTGTCGCTGTCTGGAAGCGCTATCAGGAAAAATCTGATCGAGTGCAGTATTAA
- a CDS encoding antibiotic biosynthesis monooxygenase → MILPQPTAAAVALISFQIKSGCLDDYQSWQEQVSQTLARYPGFLGHEVLPPRPGIQADWVVIFRFRTLENLEQWLNSAEREALLKTTTEIFIAPAKQQILLTDNRPGQLVSVIFTNRVKPGYEQAFQKWHEKATVVHRQFSGFVSFDCFPPHYDTEHEWVDVVQFDSPDHLNAWLASPQRQKLLKELEPLVESFEVRPVVSSFAGWFPARVNSPTPTPPPAWKQAIAVILCLYPTVMIINLTIASYFPRPLATSMLLGNIISVVFLTWLGMPFVNQKLQGWLRPQQPSVKTDLIGAITVGLVVGIIWLMFYKLTVV, encoded by the coding sequence ATGATTCTGCCCCAGCCAACGGCCGCAGCAGTTGCCTTAATTTCCTTTCAAATTAAATCAGGATGTTTGGATGATTATCAAAGCTGGCAAGAGCAAGTCAGTCAAACCCTGGCCCGCTATCCCGGTTTTTTGGGACATGAAGTACTTCCCCCCAGGCCTGGGATTCAAGCCGATTGGGTGGTGATTTTTCGATTTCGCACCCTAGAAAACCTGGAACAATGGTTAAATTCCGCTGAACGGGAAGCACTGCTGAAAACAACAACGGAAATATTTATTGCTCCTGCAAAACAACAGATTTTACTGACTGATAACCGCCCCGGCCAGTTGGTTTCGGTTATTTTTACAAATCGGGTTAAGCCGGGTTACGAACAAGCCTTTCAAAAGTGGCATGAAAAGGCAACCGTTGTCCATCGGCAATTTTCCGGATTTGTCAGTTTTGATTGTTTTCCGCCCCATTACGATACTGAGCACGAATGGGTAGATGTGGTTCAATTTGACAGCCCAGATCACTTAAATGCTTGGCTAGCCTCACCGCAGCGTCAGAAACTCCTCAAGGAATTAGAGCCGTTGGTGGAATCCTTTGAAGTCCGGCCTGTGGTTAGCAGTTTTGCTGGTTGGTTTCCTGCCCGCGTCAATTCACCCACCCCGACCCCGCCCCCGGCCTGGAAACAAGCGATTGCCGTCATCTTGTGCCTTTACCCGACAGTGATGATCATTAACTTAACCATTGCCTCTTATTTTCCCCGCCCCCTAGCAACAAGTATGCTCTTGGGTAATATCATTAGCGTTGTCTTTTTGACCTGGCTGGGGATGCCCTTTGTTAATCAAAAGCTGCAAGGGTGGCTACGACCTCAACAACCCAGTGTTAAAACGGATTTAATCGGGGCGATTACGGTTGGCCTGGTGGTTGGAATAATTTGGTTAATGTTCTATAAACTAACAGTCGTTTAA